The genomic segment TAAATCCCATAGAGCACAAAGGTTTAAAGCCTTAAGAAAGGTAAGGCCCTTTATGAAACGAGTAGTGGGCCTTACTGGAACTCCAGCACCAAATGGACTTATAGATCTATGGTCTCAAATTTATCTATTAGATGGTGGAGAAAGACTAGGAAAAACCATTACTGGGTACAGGGAGAGATACTTCCTACCAGATAAGAGAAATCAGCATATAGTATTTACCTACAAGCTAAAGGAAGGTGCCGAGGAAGCCATCTATGAAAAACTATCAGATATTTGTGTCAGTATGAAAGCAGAGGATTATTTAAAACTACCAGAGAGAATTAATAATATCATACCAATTCATCTGCCAAAGAAAGCAAAGGAGAAGTATGACCAACTGGAAAGGGACTTATTACTACCACTTAAGGATTCAGATATTGTAGCAAATACAGCTGGAGTTTTAGCTAATAAGCTACTCCAAATGTCCAACGGAGCTGTCTATGATGAAAACGGAGATGTAAAAGAAATACACAATGCAAAGCTTAAAGCATTAGAGGACACTATAGAAGCTGCAAATGGAAAGCCAGTATTAATCTTTTATTCCTATAAGCATGATTTAGATAGAATTAAAAAGCACCTAAAAAGAGATGATTTAACAGTTCTTGATACATCTGAAGATGTAAAGAATTGGAATGAAGGTAAAATACCAATTATGCTGGCCCACCCAGCTAGTGCTGGACATGGATTAAACCTTCAAGCTGGTGGAAATATCATCATTTGGTTTGGGCTTACTTGGAGCCTTGAATTATATAGTCAAGCCAATGCAAGACTTTATAGACAAGGCCAAAAGCAAAATGTAATCATCCATCACTTAGTAGCCAAAGATACCATGGATGAAGATGTGATAAAAGCACTTGAAGGTAAAGAAGTAGGACAAGAAGCATTGCTAAATGCAGTAAAGGCGAGGGTTAGAAAGATGGGAGGTAATGAGAATGAACGCTAAAGAATATCTATCTCAAGCTATGTGGCTTGATAAAAGTATAAATAATAAGCTGGATCAAATGGAAAGACTGA from the Xylanivirga thermophila genome contains:
- a CDS encoding SNF2-related protein, whose protein sequence is MKYKPYDYQEYATQWILDKEKAGLLLDMGMGKSVITLTAIDELMFDYFEVSKVLVIAPLRVAESTWDEEAAKWDHLKHLKISKVLGTEKERINALYTKADIYIINRENVKWLVDKCGKDWPFDMVVIDELSSFKSHRAQRFKALRKVRPFMKRVVGLTGTPAPNGLIDLWSQIYLLDGGERLGKTITGYRERYFLPDKRNQHIVFTYKLKEGAEEAIYEKLSDICVSMKAEDYLKLPERINNIIPIHLPKKAKEKYDQLERDLLLPLKDSDIVANTAGVLANKLLQMSNGAVYDENGDVKEIHNAKLKALEDTIEAANGKPVLIFYSYKHDLDRIKKHLKRDDLTVLDTSEDVKNWNEGKIPIMLAHPASAGHGLNLQAGGNIIIWFGLTWSLELYSQANARLYRQGQKQNVIIHHLVAKDTMDEDVIKALEGKEVGQEALLNAVKARVRKMGGNENER